The Sandaracinaceae bacterium genome has a window encoding:
- a CDS encoding RluA family pseudouridine synthase yields MQRRPRKPPPGCSPDSIVLTFPVPRELDGVRLDRFIQSRIPRLSRTRANAIVRRCAYRADGRRRRPSERVREGEVVILVRPSFEEPETPQEFGVIYEDEAMVVVDKPAGLPVHPSATYHKNTLTYLMRQRWPDDTPHLAHRLDRETSGVLVCARTLDDERALKAQFENREVSKTYLAILEGELSEDRGRIDLPMGRPDEGLHLLMEVREDGSPARTRFEVQARAAGHTLVALHPETGRQHQLRVHVSALGHPIVGDKLYGPEGPQPFLDYVDAGGMNEELEARLGHPRQALHAHRLCIAHPRTGQPLELEAPLAPDLASLWASLTGAASRVADGPAGC; encoded by the coding sequence GTGCAGCGCCGACCGCGCAAGCCCCCTCCCGGCTGCTCGCCGGACTCGATCGTCCTGACGTTTCCCGTCCCGCGGGAGCTCGACGGGGTGCGCCTGGACCGGTTCATCCAGTCCCGGATCCCGCGCCTGAGCCGGACTCGCGCGAACGCGATCGTGCGCCGCTGCGCCTATCGCGCGGACGGGCGGCGGCGACGTCCGAGCGAGCGCGTGCGGGAGGGCGAGGTGGTGATCCTCGTCCGTCCGAGCTTCGAGGAGCCGGAGACGCCCCAGGAGTTCGGGGTGATCTACGAGGACGAGGCGATGGTGGTCGTGGACAAGCCGGCCGGGCTGCCCGTGCACCCGTCCGCCACCTACCACAAGAACACGCTGACGTACCTCATGCGGCAGCGCTGGCCCGACGACACGCCGCACCTGGCCCATCGGCTGGACCGTGAGACGAGCGGCGTGCTGGTCTGCGCGCGGACCCTCGACGATGAGCGCGCGCTGAAGGCGCAGTTCGAAAACCGTGAGGTCTCGAAGACTTATCTCGCGATCCTCGAAGGAGAGTTGTCCGAGGACCGCGGCCGCATCGATCTGCCGATGGGGCGGCCGGACGAGGGGCTGCATCTGTTGATGGAGGTGCGCGAGGACGGCTCGCCGGCCCGGACCCGCTTCGAGGTGCAGGCGCGCGCAGCCGGTCACACCCTGGTCGCGCTCCATCCCGAGACGGGGCGACAGCATCAGCTGCGGGTTCACGTGTCCGCGCTCGGCCACCCGATCGTCGGCGACAAGCTCTACGGACCCGAGGGGCCGCAGCCCTTCCTCGACTACGTCGACGCGGGCGGCATGAACGAGGAGCTCGAGGCGCGCCTCGGCCACCCTCGCCAGGCGCTGCACGCGCACCGCCTCTGCATCGCCCACCCGCGCACGGGGCAGCCGCTCGAGCTCGAGGCGCCGCTCGCCCCCGACCTGGCCTCGCTGTGGGCGTCCCTCACCGGGGCCGCTTCCCGCGTGGCGGATGGCCCCGCTGGTTGTTAA
- the rpmB gene encoding 50S ribosomal protein L28, translated as MAYRCSICGKGAQAAHNVSHSNRKSRKWQKPNLQSVRAVVEGRTQRIQACTRCIRTGKVIKAA; from the coding sequence ATGGCATACCGTTGCAGCATTTGCGGCAAGGGCGCGCAAGCCGCCCACAACGTCAGCCACTCGAACCGTAAGTCGCGCAAGTGGCAGAAGCCGAACCTGCAGTCGGTGCGCGCAGTGGTCGAGGGCCGTACTCAGCGTATCCAGGCCTGCACCCGGTGCATCCGCACGGGCAAGGTCATCAAGGCTGCGTGA
- a CDS encoding carboxypeptidase regulatory-like domain-containing protein, translating into MAALCLATLPIGARPSPDASAPESVAAPVFDEPATLTLSFSGDSGDEAPPPVVVWATLEGERVAEVSGPLPLSLSLPREVPVTVVAEAPGRARFAQSIVLQGDRELRVPLPEGATVRGVVVDDLGAAVEGAQIQLEREDGAAPLPWTATSDGEGRFAIDTLWTGAHRLAVRASGHARIARAGVDPSDEALRLTLERVGLVAGRVMRPDGDPARGAEVVIAGSGLWPARRAQTDADGRFRFPEVPPGVYEVRAFAGEQVAEPRRGLLVEAGGRSLLTFALQDGVRLSGIVRDADTREGVEGAEITVATEALDAAPRVATSGEGGRFLVSGLPAGVVQTVSVFAEGYVPVTAVEHGPGEPLEVSLVRGAVLAGVVLDADRRPVPNATVEVLGEDEARQPISLGAGRGFRSAVFGAHEAQTTQTQAGPAPMALEVTGGPVPPIPVAPMGASGATELAFAPLPETALEHRYADAHRTDEYGRFRITGVPPGHVQVLARRQDLAPASTPRLFVAAGGERDDIELILPPAGRLVGRVLDDRGRGLDGILVEVRSDALPHPRVTFSDARGRFELDGVVGELTVTALPHGRPAARARAEVISGEETEVELALEEALHTLAGRAVDAGGFPLAGVQLTVSSLRADAPHRRTLWSGDDGTFSLPGLPAPPWRLEALQPGFAPARLDLFEPADDVRVTLDRGAEITGSLLDDRSGEPVQARVELLRDDLPPERLATRTDADGAFRFERARAGLWTLRVTSEDHLPHEADFRLEARGGQPRDRALRPIRLTPGSRLEGTVVDALGAPVARATVRVDDHTATTDGEGHYVLRGLSPGEVVAVASHPAAGEAETDATRLYEGRETLGVVIHLPERFDAARAAEMPGRRRGVAIEVRRVDGEIRVREVREGSGAARAGLRAGDVLLEIDGDAPRTALQALRLLAGSPSVPAVIWVRRGEREATLVVEREVWLP; encoded by the coding sequence GTGGCCGCCCTGTGTCTGGCCACCCTGCCCATCGGCGCGCGTCCCAGCCCCGACGCCTCCGCTCCCGAGTCCGTCGCCGCGCCGGTCTTCGACGAGCCGGCCACCCTGACCCTGTCCTTCTCGGGGGACTCGGGGGATGAGGCGCCCCCGCCCGTCGTCGTCTGGGCCACCCTCGAGGGAGAGCGCGTGGCCGAGGTGTCGGGCCCGCTCCCGCTCTCGCTGTCCTTGCCGCGCGAGGTGCCCGTCACCGTCGTGGCGGAGGCCCCCGGGCGCGCCCGCTTCGCCCAGTCCATCGTCCTGCAGGGCGATCGCGAGCTCCGCGTCCCGCTCCCGGAGGGGGCGACGGTGCGCGGCGTCGTCGTCGACGATCTCGGCGCGGCGGTCGAGGGCGCGCAGATCCAGCTCGAGCGCGAGGACGGCGCCGCCCCGCTCCCCTGGACCGCCACCAGCGACGGTGAGGGACGGTTCGCGATCGATACACTCTGGACCGGCGCCCACCGGCTGGCGGTGCGGGCGTCCGGACACGCCCGGATCGCGCGCGCCGGCGTGGACCCGTCGGACGAGGCGCTGCGGCTCACGCTCGAGCGGGTCGGCCTCGTCGCGGGCCGCGTGATGCGCCCCGACGGAGATCCCGCGCGGGGGGCCGAGGTGGTGATCGCCGGCAGCGGCCTCTGGCCCGCGCGCCGCGCCCAGACGGACGCCGACGGGCGCTTCCGCTTCCCCGAGGTGCCCCCGGGCGTGTACGAGGTCCGCGCGTTCGCGGGCGAGCAGGTGGCGGAGCCCCGGCGCGGGCTGCTCGTCGAGGCCGGCGGCCGCTCGCTGCTGACCTTCGCCCTCCAGGACGGGGTGCGGCTGAGCGGGATCGTGCGTGACGCCGACACGCGCGAGGGTGTCGAGGGGGCCGAGATCACGGTCGCGACCGAGGCGCTCGACGCGGCGCCCCGGGTAGCCACGAGCGGCGAAGGCGGCCGCTTCCTCGTCAGCGGGCTGCCGGCCGGGGTCGTCCAGACCGTCTCCGTGTTCGCCGAGGGATACGTGCCCGTGACCGCGGTCGAGCACGGGCCGGGCGAGCCGCTCGAGGTGAGCCTGGTGCGCGGCGCGGTGCTGGCGGGCGTGGTGCTCGACGCCGATCGACGCCCGGTCCCGAACGCGACGGTCGAGGTGCTGGGCGAAGACGAAGCGCGTCAGCCGATCAGCCTCGGGGCGGGCCGCGGCTTCCGCTCCGCCGTCTTCGGCGCGCACGAGGCCCAGACGACGCAAACGCAAGCGGGTCCGGCCCCGATGGCCCTCGAGGTGACCGGGGGGCCCGTGCCGCCGATCCCCGTCGCGCCGATGGGCGCGTCCGGCGCGACGGAGCTCGCCTTCGCCCCGCTCCCCGAGACGGCGCTCGAGCATCGCTACGCGGACGCCCACCGCACCGACGAGTACGGCCGGTTCCGCATCACCGGCGTGCCGCCCGGGCACGTGCAGGTGCTGGCGCGGCGCCAGGATCTCGCCCCCGCGTCGACCCCGCGCCTCTTCGTCGCCGCGGGCGGCGAGCGGGACGACATCGAGCTGATCCTGCCCCCGGCGGGCCGGCTCGTGGGGCGCGTGCTCGACGACCGCGGCCGCGGCCTCGACGGCATCCTCGTCGAGGTGCGGAGCGACGCGCTGCCCCACCCGCGCGTGACGTTCTCGGACGCGCGCGGGCGCTTCGAGCTGGACGGGGTCGTCGGGGAGCTGACCGTGACCGCCCTCCCCCACGGCCGGCCCGCGGCCCGCGCGCGCGCCGAGGTGATCTCGGGCGAGGAGACCGAGGTCGAGCTGGCCCTCGAGGAGGCGCTGCACACGCTCGCGGGGCGCGCCGTGGACGCCGGTGGGTTCCCGCTCGCGGGCGTCCAGCTCACGGTGTCTTCGCTGCGCGCCGACGCGCCGCACCGGCGCACGCTCTGGAGCGGGGACGACGGCACCTTCTCGCTCCCCGGCCTGCCCGCGCCGCCGTGGCGGCTCGAGGCGCTCCAGCCGGGCTTCGCGCCCGCGCGCCTGGATCTCTTCGAGCCGGCGGACGACGTGCGCGTGACGCTCGACCGCGGGGCCGAGATCACGGGCAGCCTCCTCGACGACCGCAGCGGCGAGCCGGTCCAGGCGCGGGTCGAGCTCCTGCGGGACGATCTGCCGCCCGAGCGGCTCGCGACCCGGACCGACGCCGACGGCGCGTTCCGCTTCGAGCGCGCGCGGGCCGGGCTCTGGACCCTGCGCGTGACGAGCGAGGACCACCTGCCGCACGAGGCCGACTTCCGGCTCGAGGCGCGCGGCGGTCAGCCTCGCGATCGCGCGCTCCGCCCCATCCGCCTCACGCCTGGCAGCCGCCTCGAGGGCACCGTGGTCGACGCGCTCGGCGCGCCGGTGGCGCGGGCCACGGTCCGCGTCGACGATCACACCGCGACCACCGACGGCGAGGGGCACTACGTCTTGCGCGGCCTGAGCCCGGGCGAGGTCGTCGCCGTGGCGAGCCACCCCGCGGCGGGCGAGGCGGAGACCGACGCGACCCGCCTCTACGAGGGCCGCGAGACGCTGGGCGTCGTCATCCACCTGCCCGAGCGCTTCGACGCCGCGCGGGCGGCGGAGATGCCGGGGCGGCGGCGCGGGGTGGCGATCGAGGTGCGGCGCGTCGACGGCGAGATCCGGGTGCGCGAGGTGCGCGAGGGCAGCGGGGCCGCGCGCGCGGGGCTCCGCGCCGGCGACGTGCTCCTCGAGATCGACGGCGACGCCCCGCGTACCGCGCTCCAGGCGCTCCGTCTCCTGGCGGGATCGCCGAGCGTGCCGGCCGTGATCTGGGTCCGGCGCGGCGAGCGCGAGGCGACGCTGGTCGTCGAGCGCGAGGTGTGGCTCCCGTGA
- a CDS encoding serine/threonine-protein kinase: MRRTKRLGRYHLTERIAFGGMAELFRAFTFDADGFKRDVAIKRLLPHYLEDQQFLTMLVDEFKLVSHLKHPNIAEVFELVEVDENLLIAMEYVDGKDLRSTVEKARGRRMTLALDDIAYVLARALDGLHHAHVARDENDEPLKIVHRDFSPSNLLVGYDGTVKLCDFGIAKATHNRIQTKTGIIKGKVKYMSPEQAFGRKLDWRSDLFSAGSVLYELATGAAPFHAANEIDLIFAVRDANPTPARDINPDIPEQLSRIIEKAMSRSRSARYQTALEFRDALLRFLRNYNPKYRRTKLSRFMKRVWSEEIERDLRAMEDFVLDQKAFDEGAALGKNLIADALGPGASYSQFSPQPTSSAEDAPDEVHQVKTEIIDTARAKAGGEDLKAEATVKAPSPYDPIHDEKTVVTGQHGKK; encoded by the coding sequence ATGCGCCGCACCAAACGGCTCGGCCGCTATCACCTCACGGAGCGGATCGCCTTCGGCGGGATGGCAGAGCTATTCCGCGCGTTCACGTTCGACGCGGACGGCTTCAAGCGCGACGTGGCCATCAAGCGGCTCCTCCCGCACTACCTCGAGGACCAGCAGTTCCTCACGATGCTGGTCGACGAGTTCAAGCTCGTCAGCCACCTGAAGCACCCGAACATCGCCGAGGTCTTCGAGCTGGTCGAGGTCGACGAGAACCTCCTCATCGCGATGGAGTACGTCGACGGCAAGGACCTGCGCTCCACCGTCGAGAAGGCGCGCGGTCGGCGCATGACGCTCGCGCTCGACGACATCGCGTACGTGCTCGCGCGGGCGCTCGACGGGCTGCACCACGCCCACGTCGCGCGGGACGAGAACGATGAGCCGCTGAAGATCGTGCACCGCGACTTCAGCCCCTCGAACCTGCTCGTCGGCTACGACGGGACCGTCAAGCTCTGCGACTTCGGGATCGCGAAGGCGACGCACAACCGGATCCAGACCAAGACCGGCATCATCAAGGGCAAGGTCAAGTACATGAGCCCGGAGCAGGCCTTCGGCCGGAAGCTCGACTGGCGCTCGGACCTCTTCAGCGCGGGCAGCGTGCTGTACGAGCTGGCCACGGGCGCGGCGCCGTTCCACGCGGCCAACGAGATCGATCTGATCTTCGCGGTGCGCGACGCGAACCCCACGCCCGCGCGCGACATCAACCCGGACATCCCCGAGCAGCTCTCACGCATCATCGAGAAGGCGATGAGCCGCTCGCGCTCGGCGCGCTATCAGACCGCGCTCGAGTTCCGGGACGCGCTCCTGCGGTTCCTGCGCAACTACAACCCGAAGTACCGCCGCACCAAGCTCTCGCGCTTCATGAAGCGGGTCTGGAGCGAGGAGATCGAGCGAGACCTCCGCGCGATGGAAGACTTCGTGCTCGACCAGAAGGCGTTCGACGAAGGCGCGGCCCTCGGCAAGAACCTCATCGCCGACGCGCTCGGGCCGGGCGCGAGCTACAGCCAGTTCTCTCCCCAGCCCACGTCGAGCGCCGAGGACGCCCCGGACGAGGTGCATCAGGTGAAGACCGAGATCATCGACACCGCGCGGGCCAAGGCGGGCGGCGAGGACCTCAAGGCCGAGGCGACGGTGAAGGCGCCCTCCCCGTACGACCCCATTCACGACGAGAAGACGGTCGTGACCGGGCAGCACGGCAAGAAGTGA
- a CDS encoding 5'-3' exonuclease H3TH domain-containing protein: MKLHLLDGTYELFRMFYGAPPSQNDAGLEVGATRAILRSFAMLLEREDVTHVGVAFDHVIESFRNDLFDGYKTGAGIDEALWAQFPLAEQAAAALGLVVWPMVEFEADDALAAATARFADEVDQVVIASPDKDLCQCVRDERVVLWDRRRDIVLDEPAVIEKHGVPPAAIPDLLALIGDSADGIPGIPRWGAKSTAQVLTRYGAIEQIPDDEGAWDIKVRGAKTLAQNLAAQREDAMLYKRLATLRTDVPMPQTALADLEWRGADREALEALCATLGETSLLERVRFAD; the protein is encoded by the coding sequence ATGAAGCTCCACCTCCTGGACGGCACGTACGAGCTGTTCCGCATGTTCTACGGGGCGCCGCCGTCCCAGAACGACGCCGGGCTCGAGGTCGGCGCGACCCGGGCCATCCTCCGGAGCTTCGCGATGCTCCTCGAGCGCGAAGACGTGACGCACGTGGGTGTCGCGTTCGATCACGTCATCGAGAGCTTCCGGAACGATCTCTTCGACGGGTACAAGACCGGCGCGGGCATCGACGAGGCGCTCTGGGCGCAGTTCCCGCTCGCCGAGCAGGCGGCGGCCGCCCTGGGCTTGGTGGTCTGGCCGATGGTCGAGTTCGAGGCGGACGACGCCCTCGCCGCGGCGACCGCCCGCTTCGCCGACGAGGTCGACCAGGTGGTCATCGCCTCGCCCGACAAGGACCTCTGCCAGTGCGTGCGCGACGAGCGGGTGGTGCTCTGGGATCGCCGACGAGACATCGTGCTCGACGAGCCCGCGGTGATCGAGAAGCACGGCGTCCCGCCCGCGGCCATCCCCGATCTCCTCGCGCTCATCGGTGACAGCGCCGACGGCATCCCGGGGATCCCGCGCTGGGGCGCCAAGAGCACCGCGCAGGTCCTGACCCGGTACGGCGCCATCGAGCAGATCCCCGACGACGAAGGCGCCTGGGACATCAAGGTGCGCGGAGCCAAGACCCTGGCTCAGAACCTCGCCGCCCAGCGCGAGGACGCCATGCTCTACAAGCGGCTCGCCACCCTGCGCACCGACGTGCCCATGCCGCAGACCGCCCTCGCCGATCTCGAGTGGCGCGGCGCCGATCGCGAAGCGCTCGAGGCCCTCTGCGCCACCCTCGGCGAGACCAGCCTGCTCGAGCGCGTCCGCTTCGCCGACTGA
- a CDS encoding thrombospondin type 3 repeat-containing protein, producing the protein MRFVLPVLITFCLACCLACGGPSPLDAGADADAPDGATDAALDGRVPRVDGGPPAPITDRDGDGVDDAEDAFPDDPAEWLDRDGDGVGNFADLDEDGDGVPDEEDAFPFDAARSAWPTVSVIESGGLYPEPVDVGPLPFQVASSLDRDRDLDAFRFTGVEGQLVTAVLEADGEADGAATLSVAELVGDDPIPVALLPAPELLAPDVVAVAAFRIDRAATYEVLVESRVGAGTYRLTVAPDADLDGARDALEEALGMRAGDADPDRDGVPDGVELSASRDPFDLDADGLPGWYDDDADGDGFADGAEGAADPDRDGAPDFADLDADGDGAPDADAFSAGRAPPDLDLDGAPDYRDVDDDGDGVPDLDDAEPGAPLVEADPFSDATRVLVTGVEGDLPGAPSTPGLVVAGEVLTIRGEGVAASGNLALLRRGDGSIERVPATRIADGVLQATFTRAGEGEISVQAGPTSDLTSNQVPVAVVHPDAPLLLPTSDRAMTNAGVSVPGLRTAGITHVELDGVRIDFNHPPAADRLDFWGADWMEDGVLRAFAGDLASNPVALRFTRGVSTSIQVPAGAPFDAFDLRLSADSRDLLPHSSLIPVSTREVDVVCALHPDPGDGRPALVFQWVTFEGDSSARPMGPTSTAVAQVLLANQALDRVALASMADLLGRVEALPEIAALASRIEAGLAASASFFRDPGPAYAADFERALAAAEAEIRAGLGDASLTPLAGQRAEITPAEQFDVSVRQRAGTGHVDVENDTAFLLSAEVRDLADRPLQRHIDGPFDTNIIGAQRGALLLFDASTAALNAPGYRSATVEIVTPGVFAPQPTGARARRAQDLVRLRTVLDRVLLPTLADLVGHSRALQSRAFRRALITLLLQQSLDTITEFRTAMDAGEPRRAIGILVSLFLRDLDSAGPITQLFARALAVGAAAAVVSQIAGRIAAKAVPVLGQLDALLSAAGAISNAVNLGKVLADLSDTPGVLEFDVDFGFEATAVRPLDVEKAHRDTLFRVIGAGLASDAGPTEVTFHDEGGGFDPVTVTPTRVAPDGTSLHAVLPAASLARAIGPIRLEVRAGDDRGDVPMNVQVENGVRIDALDPPMGGPNQAVWIRGRGFTEDRRLLRVRFVESGVLGTDPRSFEAPVLSASRTELLVLTPARIEADTGWDVIVDVGPPGGRVSSEPRLFNVQFPSLIGTWDVTYRHHSCRPISCDQCHWEEWQVRYEIATMVDAVSARGDAFTVSPIRFTGPGVLYCPARFELYTNPADPKFGFVESGDAGCFAPHVGQRFEGRFSAIGDVYQGRTVGPAICPTHVPSRITAVRRL; encoded by the coding sequence ATGCGCTTCGTTCTGCCGGTCCTCATCACCTTCTGCCTCGCGTGCTGCCTCGCGTGCGGAGGCCCATCTCCCCTCGACGCGGGCGCCGACGCCGACGCGCCCGACGGGGCCACAGACGCCGCGCTCGACGGTCGCGTCCCGAGAGTCGACGGCGGCCCGCCCGCGCCGATCACGGACCGGGACGGCGACGGGGTGGACGACGCCGAAGACGCGTTCCCGGACGACCCCGCGGAGTGGCTCGACCGGGACGGCGACGGCGTCGGCAACTTCGCCGACCTCGACGAGGACGGCGACGGCGTCCCCGACGAAGAGGACGCCTTCCCCTTCGACGCGGCGCGCTCCGCCTGGCCGACGGTGAGCGTCATCGAGAGCGGCGGGCTGTACCCCGAGCCCGTCGACGTCGGCCCGCTCCCGTTCCAGGTCGCGTCGAGCCTCGACCGCGATCGCGACCTCGACGCCTTCCGCTTCACGGGCGTCGAGGGGCAGCTCGTCACCGCGGTCCTGGAGGCAGACGGCGAGGCGGACGGGGCGGCCACGCTCTCGGTCGCCGAGCTCGTCGGTGATGATCCGATCCCCGTCGCGCTCCTGCCCGCGCCCGAGCTCCTCGCGCCGGACGTCGTGGCCGTGGCCGCGTTTCGGATCGATCGCGCCGCCACCTACGAGGTCCTGGTCGAGTCGCGCGTCGGCGCGGGCACGTATCGGCTGACGGTCGCGCCGGACGCCGATCTCGACGGCGCGCGCGACGCGCTCGAGGAGGCGCTCGGCATGCGCGCGGGGGACGCCGACCCGGACCGCGACGGGGTGCCCGACGGGGTGGAGCTGTCCGCCTCCCGCGACCCCTTCGACCTCGACGCAGATGGGCTCCCCGGCTGGTACGACGACGACGCGGACGGCGACGGCTTCGCGGACGGCGCGGAGGGCGCCGCGGATCCCGATCGAGACGGCGCCCCGGACTTCGCCGACCTCGACGCGGACGGAGACGGAGCCCCCGACGCGGACGCGTTCTCCGCGGGGCGGGCGCCGCCCGATCTCGACCTCGACGGCGCGCCGGACTACCGGGACGTGGACGACGACGGCGACGGGGTGCCCGATCTCGACGACGCCGAGCCCGGCGCGCCGCTCGTGGAGGCCGATCCGTTCTCCGACGCGACGCGCGTCCTGGTCACGGGCGTCGAGGGCGACCTGCCCGGCGCGCCGTCCACGCCAGGGCTGGTCGTGGCGGGGGAGGTGCTGACGATCCGCGGCGAGGGGGTCGCGGCCTCGGGCAACCTGGCGCTCCTCCGACGCGGGGACGGATCCATCGAGCGGGTGCCGGCCACGCGGATCGCGGACGGCGTGCTGCAGGCCACGTTCACGCGCGCGGGGGAGGGCGAGATCAGCGTGCAAGCGGGGCCGACCTCCGACCTGACCTCCAACCAGGTCCCCGTCGCCGTCGTGCACCCGGACGCGCCGCTGCTGCTGCCCACGAGCGACCGCGCGATGACGAACGCGGGGGTCAGCGTCCCGGGCCTCCGCACCGCGGGCATCACCCACGTGGAGCTGGACGGGGTGCGGATCGACTTCAACCACCCGCCGGCCGCGGACCGCCTCGACTTCTGGGGCGCCGACTGGATGGAGGACGGCGTGCTCCGCGCGTTCGCGGGTGACCTCGCGAGCAACCCCGTCGCGCTGCGCTTCACGCGCGGGGTGTCGACCTCGATCCAGGTCCCGGCGGGGGCGCCCTTCGACGCGTTCGATCTGCGCCTCTCCGCCGACTCGCGCGACCTGCTCCCGCACTCGAGCCTGATCCCGGTGTCGACCCGCGAGGTGGACGTGGTGTGCGCGCTGCACCCCGACCCGGGCGACGGCCGGCCCGCGCTCGTGTTCCAGTGGGTGACCTTCGAGGGCGACTCGAGCGCGCGTCCGATGGGCCCGACCTCGACCGCGGTGGCGCAGGTGCTGCTGGCCAACCAGGCGCTCGATCGCGTGGCGCTCGCGTCCATGGCGGACCTGCTCGGGCGCGTCGAGGCGCTCCCCGAGATCGCGGCGCTCGCCTCGCGCATCGAGGCGGGGCTCGCCGCGAGCGCGAGCTTCTTCCGGGACCCCGGGCCGGCGTACGCCGCGGACTTCGAGCGCGCGCTGGCCGCGGCCGAGGCGGAGATCCGCGCCGGGCTCGGCGACGCCAGCCTCACGCCCCTCGCCGGTCAGCGCGCCGAGATCACCCCGGCCGAGCAGTTCGACGTCAGCGTCCGGCAGCGCGCCGGGACGGGGCACGTGGACGTCGAGAACGACACGGCGTTCCTCCTGAGCGCCGAGGTGCGCGACCTCGCGGACCGCCCGCTCCAGCGACACATCGACGGGCCGTTCGACACGAACATCATCGGGGCGCAGCGAGGCGCGCTCTTGCTCTTCGACGCCTCGACCGCGGCCCTGAACGCGCCCGGGTACCGGAGCGCGACGGTCGAGATCGTCACCCCGGGCGTGTTCGCGCCGCAGCCCACCGGGGCGCGCGCCCGCCGTGCGCAGGACCTCGTGCGGTTGCGCACCGTGCTCGATCGGGTGCTCTTGCCCACGCTCGCCGACCTCGTCGGTCACAGCCGCGCGCTTCAGTCCCGCGCCTTCCGCCGCGCGCTCATCACGCTCCTCCTCCAGCAGAGCCTCGACACCATCACCGAGTTCCGCACGGCGATGGACGCGGGCGAGCCCCGGCGGGCCATCGGGATCCTGGTGAGCCTCTTTCTGCGCGACCTCGACAGCGCGGGGCCGATCACCCAGCTCTTCGCGCGCGCGCTCGCCGTGGGCGCGGCGGCGGCGGTGGTCTCCCAGATCGCGGGGCGGATCGCCGCCAAGGCGGTGCCCGTGCTCGGGCAGCTCGACGCGCTGCTGTCCGCGGCGGGCGCGATCTCGAACGCCGTCAACCTCGGCAAGGTCCTCGCGGACCTGAGCGACACGCCCGGGGTGCTGGAGTTCGACGTCGACTTCGGCTTCGAGGCCACCGCGGTGCGCCCGCTGGACGTGGAGAAGGCCCACCGCGATACGCTCTTCCGGGTGATCGGCGCCGGGCTCGCGTCCGACGCGGGGCCCACGGAGGTGACCTTCCACGACGAAGGGGGCGGCTTCGATCCGGTCACGGTGACCCCCACGCGCGTCGCGCCCGACGGGACCTCGCTCCACGCCGTGCTGCCCGCCGCGAGCCTCGCGCGCGCCATCGGTCCCATCCGCCTCGAGGTCCGGGCGGGTGACGACCGGGGCGACGTCCCGATGAACGTGCAGGTCGAGAACGGCGTCCGGATCGACGCGCTCGACCCCCCGATGGGCGGGCCCAACCAGGCCGTCTGGATCCGTGGGCGAGGGTTCACCGAGGACCGGCGCCTGCTGCGGGTGCGCTTCGTGGAGTCCGGAGTGCTCGGCACCGATCCGCGGAGCTTCGAGGCCCCCGTGCTCTCGGCGTCGCGCACGGAGCTGCTCGTGCTGACGCCCGCGCGGATCGAGGCCGACACGGGCTGGGACGTCATCGTCGACGTCGGCCCGCCCGGCGGCCGCGTGTCTTCCGAGCCCCGCCTCTTCAACGTGCAATTCCCCTCGCTGATCGGCACCTGGGACGTGACCTACCGCCACCACTCGTGTCGCCCCATCAGCTGCGACCAGTGTCACTGGGAGGAGTGGCAGGTGCGCTACGAGATCGCCACGATGGTGGACGCGGTGAGCGCGCGCGGGGACGCGTTCACGGTCTCGCCCATCCGCTTCACCGGCCCTGGCGTCCTGTACTGTCCAGCCCGGTTCGAGCTCTACACCAACCCCGCGGACCCGAAGTTCGGCTTCGTCGAGAGCGGGGACGCGGGGTGCTTCGCCCCGCACGTGGGGCAGCGCTTCGAGGGCCGCTTCTCGGCCATCGGCGACGTCTACCAGGGGCGGACCGTCGGCCCGGCCATCTGCCCGACCCACGTCCCGAGCCGCATCACCGCGGTGCGGCGGCTCTGA